In Devosia sp. XK-2, one DNA window encodes the following:
- a CDS encoding TRAP transporter small permease subunit, whose product MAIDGEDDMAGLIQFGRWLSKRAENILALMLGLMFFAFIIQIVFRYVLQLPTGWAHETSAILWVWIVLFGAAFVLRDRDDVRLDVVYSAMSTKARRAMTVITALAIVALLATALPAIVDYILFMKVEKTAYLKIRYDYVYSIFIVFAVVTVIRYIWRAGVAVWGREEQEEAK is encoded by the coding sequence ATGGCTATCGACGGGGAGGACGACATGGCCGGTCTGATCCAGTTTGGACGCTGGTTGTCCAAAAGAGCTGAAAACATTCTGGCGCTGATGCTGGGCTTGATGTTCTTCGCCTTCATCATCCAGATCGTGTTTCGCTATGTGCTGCAATTGCCGACGGGTTGGGCGCATGAAACGAGCGCCATCCTTTGGGTGTGGATTGTCCTGTTTGGCGCAGCCTTTGTGTTGCGAGACCGCGACGACGTCCGGCTCGATGTTGTCTATTCAGCGATGAGCACCAAGGCACGCCGGGCGATGACCGTGATCACCGCTCTGGCCATCGTTGCCCTTTTGGCCACGGCCCTGCCTGCCATTGTCGACTACATCCTGTTCATGAAGGTCGAAAAGACCGCCTATCTCAAGATCCGCTACGACTACGTCTATTCTATCTTCATCGTCTTCGCCGTTGTGACCGTCATCCGGTATATCTGGCGTGCTGGCGTGGCGGTTTGGGGACGTGAAGAGCAGGAAGAGGCCAAATAA
- a CDS encoding class I SAM-dependent methyltransferase gives MNELSNYSIRDEIREFWSERAATFDQSVGHEVFSEAERKAWHRLVRKHLGEGNGRPLLDLACGTAVISHLMNDMGFKVTGIDWSEAMLKQARAKAAKRGTDIRFIMRDAENTGEPDASYEAITNRHLVWTLVDVPACFAEWYRLLKPGGRLLIIDGNMGRQSWVSRLHNSINRLLGRPGPKGHMGPVMAERHRRIRERVYFSDGMPAEAVVTLLKAAGFADIVIDRKMGDIHWAQARRMPFWRAAERLASERFAICATKPQENGGFPERIVCA, from the coding sequence ATGAATGAGCTAAGCAATTATTCCATCCGCGATGAAATCCGCGAATTCTGGTCCGAGCGCGCCGCAACCTTCGACCAGAGCGTGGGCCACGAAGTGTTCAGCGAGGCCGAGCGGAAGGCTTGGCATCGTCTCGTTCGCAAGCATCTCGGCGAGGGCAATGGACGACCCCTGCTGGACCTAGCATGTGGTACAGCGGTGATTTCCCACCTGATGAACGACATGGGGTTCAAGGTGACGGGCATCGACTGGTCCGAGGCCATGCTGAAACAAGCCCGCGCCAAGGCGGCAAAGCGCGGCACCGATATCCGCTTTATCATGCGGGACGCCGAAAATACCGGCGAACCCGATGCCAGCTATGAGGCCATTACCAACCGCCACCTGGTCTGGACATTGGTTGACGTGCCTGCCTGCTTTGCCGAATGGTATCGGCTGCTCAAGCCTGGCGGTAGGCTGCTGATCATTGACGGCAATATGGGTAGGCAAAGCTGGGTATCGCGGCTACATAATTCCATCAATCGCCTACTCGGCCGGCCCGGCCCAAAAGGCCATATGGGTCCGGTCATGGCAGAGCGGCATCGCCGCATAAGGGAGCGCGTCTATTTCAGTGATGGCATGCCTGCTGAAGCGGTTGTTACACTGCTGAAAGCCGCAGGCTTCGCGGACATCGTCATCGACCGCAAGATGGGCGATATCCACTGGGCGCAGGCGCGGAGAATGCCTTTCTGGCGGGCCGCGGAGCGGCTCGCATCAGAGCGCTTCGCGATTTGCGCAACCAAACCGCAGGAGAACGGCGGCTTTCCAGAACGCATCGTATGCGCTTGA
- a CDS encoding type II 3-dehydroquinate dehydratase, whose amino-acid sequence MKPIYVLNGPNLNRLGKREPHIYGTTTLTEVEAMCRAAAGEQGVVFHQTNSEEKLIGLVHEAIDEGAGIVINPAAFTFTSLALLDALKMVEGPVIELHISNIHKREPIYHRSYVSMRADAVIAGLGAHGYEVAVKALIRLLPLAG is encoded by the coding sequence ATGAAGCCTATCTACGTTCTCAATGGCCCCAATCTTAATCGCTTGGGAAAGCGCGAGCCGCACATTTACGGTACGACGACACTGACCGAGGTAGAGGCCATGTGCAGGGCTGCAGCCGGCGAGCAAGGGGTTGTATTTCACCAGACCAACAGCGAAGAAAAACTCATCGGTTTGGTTCATGAGGCAATCGATGAGGGCGCCGGAATTGTGATCAATCCCGCAGCCTTTACCTTCACCTCACTGGCTCTGCTTGATGCCTTGAAGATGGTGGAGGGCCCTGTGATCGAACTGCATATCTCTAATATTCACAAGAGAGAGCCGATCTATCATCGCTCCTATGTCTCGATGCGCGCCGACGCAGTGATCGCAGGCCTTGGGGCCCATGGCTACGAAGTCGCGGTAAAGGCGCTTATTCGGCTACTGCCTTTAGCTGGCTGA
- a CDS encoding TRAP transporter large permease has translation MELLTDPFFLCIAAILVLAVLGLPIGLSMIGGSILYLLLNGLDMGIVAEQFLNRMYANYIILAVPLFILAAEFMNIGSLSDKLLVWCNAVVGRFRGGLALVNVLQSIVFAGMSGSAIADAAGTGKMVHSLMTRDGKYPNSFAAALTASSAVIGPIIPPSIPMVLYALVSDASIGYLFMGGIIPGVIMGLSLALIIFYKAKKHNFPVEAPVPLRQLPKITWQSLPALMMPVVLLFCIYSGITTPTEAAAVAAAYALIVSIVLYRSISWKNFYSSLVVSSKTTVSIGMLIAGALVLNYVVTVENIPASLSAVLTEWNLDAVMFLIFVNVVLLLLGCVLEGTAIILIIVPVLVPSAAALGIDLVHFGVVVVVNVMIGLITPPYGMLLFVMQTVSGAKLKDIVSDTLPFLAVLLAALMLFTFVPDTVLWLPRLFGYQG, from the coding sequence ATGGAACTGCTCACCGACCCCTTCTTTCTCTGTATCGCCGCAATTCTGGTGCTGGCCGTTTTGGGGCTGCCGATTGGCCTGTCGATGATCGGCGGTTCGATCCTCTATCTTCTCCTCAACGGCCTCGACATGGGGATCGTGGCTGAGCAATTCCTCAACCGCATGTACGCCAACTACATCATCCTGGCCGTACCGCTGTTCATCCTGGCGGCCGAGTTCATGAATATCGGCTCGCTTTCAGACAAGCTCCTGGTCTGGTGCAATGCCGTGGTTGGTCGCTTCCGTGGCGGCCTGGCGCTGGTCAATGTGCTGCAGTCAATCGTTTTCGCGGGTATGTCGGGCTCGGCCATTGCAGACGCGGCGGGGACCGGCAAAATGGTCCACTCGCTGATGACGCGCGACGGAAAATATCCCAATTCCTTCGCGGCGGCGCTCACAGCCTCGTCGGCAGTGATCGGGCCGATCATTCCGCCATCCATCCCCATGGTGCTCTATGCCCTCGTTTCAGATGCCTCGATCGGCTACCTGTTCATGGGCGGGATAATTCCCGGTGTGATCATGGGTCTCTCCCTGGCCTTGATCATTTTCTACAAGGCCAAGAAGCACAACTTCCCGGTGGAAGCGCCGGTGCCGCTGCGGCAGCTGCCCAAAATTACCTGGCAGTCTCTGCCGGCCCTGATGATGCCTGTAGTGCTGCTATTCTGTATTTATAGCGGCATAACTACCCCAACCGAAGCCGCTGCCGTCGCCGCAGCCTATGCGCTCATCGTCTCGATCGTGCTTTATCGCTCGATCAGCTGGAAGAACTTTTATTCGTCGCTGGTGGTGAGCTCAAAAACCACCGTGTCGATCGGTATGCTGATCGCTGGCGCATTGGTGCTCAATTACGTGGTCACTGTCGAAAACATTCCGGCCTCGCTCAGCGCTGTGCTTACGGAGTGGAATCTCGACGCGGTGATGTTCCTGATCTTCGTCAATGTGGTTCTGCTGCTGCTCGGCTGCGTACTCGAAGGAACAGCGATCATCCTGATCATTGTCCCTGTTCTAGTGCCCTCGGCTGCAGCTCTTGGCATTGACCTGGTACATTTCGGCGTCGTCGTGGTTGTCAATGTGATGATCGGCCTGATCACGCCCCCCTATGGCATGCTGCTTTTCGTGATGCAGACGGTCTCTGGCGCAAAGCTCAAGGACATTGTGAGCGACACGCTGCCGTTCCTGGCTGTGCTGCTTGCCGCGCTGATGCTGTTCACCTTTGTGCCCGACACGGTGCTGTGGTTGCCGCGTCTGTTTGGCTACCAGGGTTAG
- a CDS encoding tyrosine-type recombinase/integrase, producing MGISQYDPAARGRPAWNAGRQVGAKRALRVRQIWAIRFFLDREGRMRDRALFDLAIDSKLRGCDLVKLKIGTLVSGHDIRARAMVIQQKTGRPVQFEITSDARTSLLAWLERRGGSVEDFAFPSRADPNDHLSTRQYARLVDEWVTAIGLRKEEYGTHSLRRTKASLIYKATGNLRAVQILLGHTKIENTVRHLGVDVEDALELAEHTEV from the coding sequence ATGGGTATCTCACAATATGACCCCGCCGCCAGAGGTCGGCCGGCGTGGAACGCCGGTCGGCAAGTCGGAGCCAAGCGGGCACTCAGGGTGCGTCAGATCTGGGCAATCCGGTTCTTTCTGGATCGGGAGGGGCGAATGCGCGACCGGGCGCTATTTGATCTGGCCATCGACAGCAAGTTGCGCGGTTGCGATTTGGTCAAACTCAAGATCGGCACACTGGTGTCCGGTCATGACATCCGCGCCCGGGCGATGGTCATTCAACAGAAGACAGGCCGACCGGTGCAGTTTGAGATCACGAGCGATGCCAGAACAAGTTTGTTGGCATGGCTCGAGAGGCGAGGGGGCTCGGTAGAGGATTTCGCCTTTCCCAGCCGAGCTGATCCAAACGACCACCTGAGCACCAGGCAATATGCCCGACTAGTCGATGAATGGGTGACTGCCATAGGTCTGCGCAAGGAGGAGTACGGCACGCACTCGCTCCGGCGCACCAAGGCCTCGCTTATCTACAAGGCCACCGGCAATCTCCGCGCCGTGCAGATCCTTCTTGGCCATACCAAGATCGAGAACACGGTTCGGCATCTGGGCGTCGATGTCGAAGACGCACTGGAACTGGCGGAACACACCGAAGTCTGA
- a CDS encoding ABC transporter substrate-binding protein yields MSIRNTALAALAGTVLFLPVTSLADPFTVTDVAGREVAFDGPVERVVLGEGRLVYALAAIETENPFAHVVAWRNDLNTTDLTGFNNYLAAFPEAADIPFLGNLTDGTLQAETVVDLAPDVMLLTIGSKKAADEVKLEEMLSQVGVQLVYVDFREHIIDNTKPSLRVLGQLFDKSERAEEIIAFWDEQTARVTDVLAQANPEKPVVFMYRAAGLGDCCGSFGTDNYGKMVEMAGGINLGAEFLPGYTGTINPEQVIASNPQIIVVTGSDWTNSPSTSADGPSYVNVGPNAAATADASRVALAALMEQPAFTDAQAVQSGKVYAIWHQFYASPYQFAPIQQMAKWFHPDLFANLDPDATFREFHERFLPVPYQPGYWLALNEE; encoded by the coding sequence ATGTCCATTCGCAACACTGCCCTGGCCGCCTTGGCCGGGACCGTCCTCTTTTTGCCTGTCACGAGCCTTGCCGATCCCTTCACAGTCACCGATGTGGCAGGACGTGAAGTCGCTTTCGATGGTCCGGTAGAGCGGGTCGTTCTGGGCGAAGGCCGGCTGGTCTACGCCCTGGCGGCCATCGAGACGGAAAACCCGTTTGCCCATGTCGTCGCCTGGCGCAATGACCTCAACACCACGGACCTGACCGGCTTCAACAACTACCTGGCGGCCTTCCCCGAGGCCGCCGATATCCCCTTCCTGGGCAATCTCACCGACGGAACGCTGCAGGCTGAAACGGTGGTGGACCTGGCGCCCGATGTCATGCTTCTCACTATCGGCTCCAAGAAGGCCGCGGATGAGGTCAAGCTCGAGGAAATGCTCAGCCAAGTCGGCGTGCAGCTTGTCTATGTCGATTTCCGCGAGCACATCATCGACAATACCAAGCCCAGTCTGCGCGTGCTCGGCCAGCTCTTCGACAAGAGCGAGCGCGCCGAGGAAATCATCGCCTTCTGGGATGAACAGACCGCCCGCGTCACCGATGTGCTGGCCCAGGCCAATCCGGAAAAGCCGGTCGTCTTCATGTATCGGGCGGCAGGTCTGGGCGATTGCTGCGGCAGCTTCGGCACCGACAATTACGGCAAGATGGTCGAAATGGCTGGCGGCATCAACCTGGGTGCGGAATTCCTGCCTGGCTATACTGGCACGATCAACCCCGAACAGGTGATTGCCTCCAATCCCCAAATCATCGTGGTGACCGGGTCGGACTGGACCAATTCGCCATCGACCAGCGCTGATGGCCCGTCCTACGTCAATGTCGGGCCTAACGCCGCTGCCACGGCCGATGCCAGTCGTGTCGCCCTCGCTGCCCTCATGGAACAGCCCGCCTTTACCGACGCCCAGGCCGTCCAGAGTGGCAAGGTCTACGCCATCTGGCACCAGTTCTATGCCAGCCCGTATCAGTTCGCACCCATCCAGCAGATGGCCAAGTGGTTCCATCCCGATCTGTTTGCCAATCTGGACCCCGATGCCACTTTCCGTGAATTCCACGAGCGCTTCCTGCCCGTTCCCTACCAGCCCGGCTATTGGCTGGCGCTGAACGAGGAATAG